A genomic segment from Diceros bicornis minor isolate mBicDic1 chromosome 5, mDicBic1.mat.cur, whole genome shotgun sequence encodes:
- the PIF1 gene encoding ATP-dependent DNA helicase PIF1 isoform X2, translated as MEGARIPGPLCDFPSQIFSTPSPPRRWAAPGLRNHTSPDSCQPLWPLPACFHFCTREIARPAWLHINQWTYLQDRRPGEAVAMLLRAQAAAAECEDAELRCRVAVEELSPGGQPRRRQALRTAELSLGRNERRELMLRLQAPGPAGRPRCFPLRAARLFTRFATAGRSTLRLPADGAPRAGAVQLLLSDCPPDRLRRFLRTLRLKLAAAPGPPPASARTQLLGPRPRDFVTISPVQPEELRRAAANRVPDTTPVKQPTTEPPAGAEPSTEAPRWPLPVKRLSLPPTKPQLSEEQAAVLRVVLKGQSVFFTGSAGTGKSYLLKRILGSLPPTGTVATASTGVAACHIGGTTLHAFAGIGSGQASLAQCVALAQRPGVRQGWLNCQRLVIDEISMVEADLFDKLEAVARAVRQQNKPFGGIQLIICGDFLQLPPVTKGSQPPQFCFQAKSWRRCVPVTLELTEVWRQADQTFISLLQAVRLGRCSDEVTRQLRATAAHKVGRDGIVATRLCTHQDDVALTNQRRLQELPGEVHSFEAMDSDPEQARTLDAQCPVSQLLQLKLGAQVMLVKNLAVSRGLVNGARGVVVGFEAEGRGLPQVRFLCGVTEVIRADRWTVQATGGQLLSRQQLPLQLAWAISIHKSQGMSLDCVEISLARVFASGQAYVALSRARSLQGLRVLDFDPMVVRCDPRVLSFYANLWRGRGLSLRGEAVKTGAPGAGTGRSGPGGTQAEYRLQTEKGTWRHLPS; from the exons ATGGAGGGAGCAAGGATTCCTGGGCCCCTCTGTGATTTCCCTAGCCAAATATTCTCTACCCCTTCCCCACCTCGGAGATGGGCAGCGCCAGGGCTTCGGAATCACACTAGCCCTGACTCTTGCCAGCCGTTGTGGCCTCTCCcagcctgttttcatttctgtacaCGGGAAATAGCGAGACCTGCCTGGCTGCACATAAACCAGTGGACGTACCTGCAAGACAGAAG ACCTGGAGAGGCGGTGGCGATGCTGTTGCGCGCGCAGGCAGCGGCAGCGGAATGTGAGGACGCGGAGCTGCGGTGCCGCGTGGCTGTGGAGGAGCTGAGCCCGGGCGGGCAGCCGCGAAGGCGCCAGGCCCTACGCACGGCGGAGCTGAGCCTGGGTCGTAACGAGCGCCGCGAGTTGATGCTGCGGCTGCAGGCGCCCGGGCCCGCGGGGCGGCCGCGCTGCTTCCCCCTGCGCGCCGCGCGCCTCTTCACGCGCTTCGCCACGGCCGGGCGCAGCACTCTGAGGCTCCCGGCCGACGGTGCTCCCCGGGCGGGCGCCGTGCAGCTGCTGCTCTCCGACTGCCCCCCGGACCGCCTGCGCCGCTTCCTGCGCACGCTGCGCCTCAAGCTGGCAGCGGCCCCAGGTCCCCCGCCGGCCTCCGCACGCACGCAGCTGCTTGGCCCGCGACCCCGCGATTTCGTTACCATCAGCCCCGTGCAGCCCGAGGAGCTTCGGCGCGCGGCGGCCAACCGGGTCCCGGACACCACGCCCGTGAAGCAGCCCACGACAGAGCCCCCGGCGGGGGCTGAGCCCAGCACG GAAGCCCCAAGGTGGCCCCTGCCCGTGAAGAGGCTGAGCTTGCCCCCCACCAAACCACAGCTCTCTGAGGAACAGGCTGCTGTGCTGAGGGTTGTCCTGAAAGGCCAGAGCGTCTTCTTCACTGGGAGTGCAG GGACAGGGAAGTCTTATCTGCTGAAGAGAATCCTGGGCTCACTGCCTCCCACAGGCACTGTGGCCActgccagcactggggtggcaGCCTGCCACATTGGGGGTACTACCCTCCATGCCTTTGCAG GCATTGGTTCAGGCCAGGCTTCCCTCGCGCAATGTGTGGCCCTGGCCCAGCGGCCAGGTGTGCGGCAGGGCTGGCTGAACTGTCAGCGGCTAGTCATTGATGAGATCTCCATGGTGGAGGCAGACCTGTTTGACAAGCTGGAGGCCGTAGCCAG AGCTGTCCGGCAGCAGAACAAGCCATTTGGAGGGATCCAGCTCATCATCTGCGGGGACTTCCTACAGCTGCCGCCTGTAACCAAGGGCTCCCAGCCCCCGCAGTTCTGCTTCCAG GCCAAGAGCTGGAGGAGGTGTGTCCCAGTGACCCTGGAGCTGACCGAGGTGTGGAGGCAGGCAGACCAGACCTTCATCTCTCTGCTGCAAGCTGTGAGGCTGGGCAG GTGCTCAGATGAAGTGACCCGCCAGCTCCGGGCCACGGCTGCCCACAAGGTGGGGCGAGATGGGATTGTGGCCACGAGGCTCTGCACCCACCAGGATGATGTGGCCCTTACCAATCAGAGGCGGCTGCAGGAGCTACCAG GTGAGGTACACAGCTTTGAGGCCATGGACAGTGACCCTGAGCAAGCCCGGACCCTGGATGCCCAGTGTCCTGTTAGCCAGCTCCTTCAGCTAAAGCTGGGGGCCCAG GTGATGCTGGTGAAGAACTTAGCGGTGTCCCGGGGCCTGGTGAATGGTGCCCGAGGAGTGGTTGTGGGGTTCGAGGCTGAGGGGAGAG ggctgccccaggtacGGTTCCTGTGTGGAGTCACCGAGGTCATCCGTGCTGACCGCTGGACAGTGCAGGCCACTGGGGGCCAGCTCCTCAGCCGGCAGCAGCTGCCCCTCCAGCTGGCTTGGGCAATTTCCATCCACAAGAGCCAG GGCATGTCTCTGGATTGCGTGGAGATCTCTCTGGCCCGTGTGTTTGCCAGTGGCCAGGCCTACGTGGCCCTTTCCCGGGCCCGCAGCCTGCAGGGCCTGCGTGTACTGGACTTTGACCCCATGGTGGTTCGCTGTGATCCCCGTGTGCTGAGCTTCTATGCCAACCTGTGGCGGGGCAGGGGCCTCAGCCTG AGGGGAGAGGCGGTGAAGACAGGTGCTCCAGGAGCAGGAACAGGCCGTAGCGGTCCTGGGGGAACTCAGGCTGAGTACAGGCTCCAAACAGAGAAGGGAACCTGGAGGCATCTTCCCAGCTAG
- the PIF1 gene encoding ATP-dependent DNA helicase PIF1 isoform X3 yields MEGARIPGPLCDFPSQIFSTPSPPRRWAAPGLRNHTSPDSCQPLWPLPACFHFCTREIARPAWLHINQWTYLQDRRPGEAVAMLLRAQAAAAECEDAELRCRVAVEELSPGGQPRRRQALRTAELSLGRNERRELMLRLQAPGPAGRPRCFPLRAARLFTRFATAGRSTLRLPADGAPRAGAVQLLLSDCPPDRLRRFLRTLRLKLAAAPGPPPASARTQLLGPRPRDFVTISPVQPEELRRAAANRVPDTTPVKQPTTEPPAGAEPSTEAPRWPLPVKRLSLPPTKPQLSEEQAAVLRVVLKGQSVFFTGSAGTGKSYLLKRILGSLPPTGTVATASTGVAACHIGGTTLHAFAGIGSGQASLAQCVALAQRPGVRQGWLNCQRLVIDEISMVEADLFDKLEAVARAVRQQNKPFGGIQLIICGDFLQLPPVTKGSQPPQFCFQAKSWRRCVPVTLELTEVWRQADQTFISLLQAVRLGRCSDEVTRQLRATAAHKVGRDGIVATRLCTHQDDVALTNQRRLQELPGEVHSFEAMDSDPEQARTLDAQCPVSQLLQLKLGAQVMLVKNLAVSRGLVNGARGVVVGFEAEGRGLPQVRFLCGVTEVIRADRWTVQATGGQLLSRQQLPLQLAWAISIHKSQGMSLDCVEISLARVFASGQAYVALSRARSLQGLRVLDFDPMVVRCDPRVLSFYANLWRGRGLSLESPNDGEAASDQENVDPNL; encoded by the exons ATGGAGGGAGCAAGGATTCCTGGGCCCCTCTGTGATTTCCCTAGCCAAATATTCTCTACCCCTTCCCCACCTCGGAGATGGGCAGCGCCAGGGCTTCGGAATCACACTAGCCCTGACTCTTGCCAGCCGTTGTGGCCTCTCCcagcctgttttcatttctgtacaCGGGAAATAGCGAGACCTGCCTGGCTGCACATAAACCAGTGGACGTACCTGCAAGACAGAAG ACCTGGAGAGGCGGTGGCGATGCTGTTGCGCGCGCAGGCAGCGGCAGCGGAATGTGAGGACGCGGAGCTGCGGTGCCGCGTGGCTGTGGAGGAGCTGAGCCCGGGCGGGCAGCCGCGAAGGCGCCAGGCCCTACGCACGGCGGAGCTGAGCCTGGGTCGTAACGAGCGCCGCGAGTTGATGCTGCGGCTGCAGGCGCCCGGGCCCGCGGGGCGGCCGCGCTGCTTCCCCCTGCGCGCCGCGCGCCTCTTCACGCGCTTCGCCACGGCCGGGCGCAGCACTCTGAGGCTCCCGGCCGACGGTGCTCCCCGGGCGGGCGCCGTGCAGCTGCTGCTCTCCGACTGCCCCCCGGACCGCCTGCGCCGCTTCCTGCGCACGCTGCGCCTCAAGCTGGCAGCGGCCCCAGGTCCCCCGCCGGCCTCCGCACGCACGCAGCTGCTTGGCCCGCGACCCCGCGATTTCGTTACCATCAGCCCCGTGCAGCCCGAGGAGCTTCGGCGCGCGGCGGCCAACCGGGTCCCGGACACCACGCCCGTGAAGCAGCCCACGACAGAGCCCCCGGCGGGGGCTGAGCCCAGCACG GAAGCCCCAAGGTGGCCCCTGCCCGTGAAGAGGCTGAGCTTGCCCCCCACCAAACCACAGCTCTCTGAGGAACAGGCTGCTGTGCTGAGGGTTGTCCTGAAAGGCCAGAGCGTCTTCTTCACTGGGAGTGCAG GGACAGGGAAGTCTTATCTGCTGAAGAGAATCCTGGGCTCACTGCCTCCCACAGGCACTGTGGCCActgccagcactggggtggcaGCCTGCCACATTGGGGGTACTACCCTCCATGCCTTTGCAG GCATTGGTTCAGGCCAGGCTTCCCTCGCGCAATGTGTGGCCCTGGCCCAGCGGCCAGGTGTGCGGCAGGGCTGGCTGAACTGTCAGCGGCTAGTCATTGATGAGATCTCCATGGTGGAGGCAGACCTGTTTGACAAGCTGGAGGCCGTAGCCAG AGCTGTCCGGCAGCAGAACAAGCCATTTGGAGGGATCCAGCTCATCATCTGCGGGGACTTCCTACAGCTGCCGCCTGTAACCAAGGGCTCCCAGCCCCCGCAGTTCTGCTTCCAG GCCAAGAGCTGGAGGAGGTGTGTCCCAGTGACCCTGGAGCTGACCGAGGTGTGGAGGCAGGCAGACCAGACCTTCATCTCTCTGCTGCAAGCTGTGAGGCTGGGCAG GTGCTCAGATGAAGTGACCCGCCAGCTCCGGGCCACGGCTGCCCACAAGGTGGGGCGAGATGGGATTGTGGCCACGAGGCTCTGCACCCACCAGGATGATGTGGCCCTTACCAATCAGAGGCGGCTGCAGGAGCTACCAG GTGAGGTACACAGCTTTGAGGCCATGGACAGTGACCCTGAGCAAGCCCGGACCCTGGATGCCCAGTGTCCTGTTAGCCAGCTCCTTCAGCTAAAGCTGGGGGCCCAG GTGATGCTGGTGAAGAACTTAGCGGTGTCCCGGGGCCTGGTGAATGGTGCCCGAGGAGTGGTTGTGGGGTTCGAGGCTGAGGGGAGAG ggctgccccaggtacGGTTCCTGTGTGGAGTCACCGAGGTCATCCGTGCTGACCGCTGGACAGTGCAGGCCACTGGGGGCCAGCTCCTCAGCCGGCAGCAGCTGCCCCTCCAGCTGGCTTGGGCAATTTCCATCCACAAGAGCCAG GGCATGTCTCTGGATTGCGTGGAGATCTCTCTGGCCCGTGTGTTTGCCAGTGGCCAGGCCTACGTGGCCCTTTCCCGGGCCCGCAGCCTGCAGGGCCTGCGTGTACTGGACTTTGACCCCATGGTGGTTCGCTGTGATCCCCGTGTGCTGAGCTTCTATGCCAACCTGTGGCGGGGCAGGGGCCTCAGCCTG GAGTCCCCAAATGATGGTGAGGCAGCCTCAGACCAGGAGAACGTGGACCCAAACCTTTGA
- the PIF1 gene encoding ATP-dependent DNA helicase PIF1 isoform X4, with the protein MLLRAQAAAAECEDAELRCRVAVEELSPGGQPRRRQALRTAELSLGRNERRELMLRLQAPGPAGRPRCFPLRAARLFTRFATAGRSTLRLPADGAPRAGAVQLLLSDCPPDRLRRFLRTLRLKLAAAPGPPPASARTQLLGPRPRDFVTISPVQPEELRRAAANRVPDTTPVKQPTTEPPAGAEPSTEAPRWPLPVKRLSLPPTKPQLSEEQAAVLRVVLKGQSVFFTGSAGTGKSYLLKRILGSLPPTGTVATASTGVAACHIGGTTLHAFAGIGSGQASLAQCVALAQRPGVRQGWLNCQRLVIDEISMVEADLFDKLEAVARAVRQQNKPFGGIQLIICGDFLQLPPVTKGSQPPQFCFQAKSWRRCVPVTLELTEVWRQADQTFISLLQAVRLGRCSDEVTRQLRATAAHKVGRDGIVATRLCTHQDDVALTNQRRLQELPGEVHSFEAMDSDPEQARTLDAQCPVSQLLQLKLGAQVMLVKNLAVSRGLVNGARGVVVGFEAEGRGLPQVRFLCGVTEVIRADRWTVQATGGQLLSRQQLPLQLAWAISIHKSQGMSLDCVEISLARVFASGQAYVALSRARSLQGLRVLDFDPMVVRCDPRVLSFYANLWRGRGLSLVRGSHPMVGHVAVGGLGARTEGRPRDPQVGVAEPFLALLGAEARRRRCWPSGCSPGEQRKPMTGLLWF; encoded by the exons ATGCTGTTGCGCGCGCAGGCAGCGGCAGCGGAATGTGAGGACGCGGAGCTGCGGTGCCGCGTGGCTGTGGAGGAGCTGAGCCCGGGCGGGCAGCCGCGAAGGCGCCAGGCCCTACGCACGGCGGAGCTGAGCCTGGGTCGTAACGAGCGCCGCGAGTTGATGCTGCGGCTGCAGGCGCCCGGGCCCGCGGGGCGGCCGCGCTGCTTCCCCCTGCGCGCCGCGCGCCTCTTCACGCGCTTCGCCACGGCCGGGCGCAGCACTCTGAGGCTCCCGGCCGACGGTGCTCCCCGGGCGGGCGCCGTGCAGCTGCTGCTCTCCGACTGCCCCCCGGACCGCCTGCGCCGCTTCCTGCGCACGCTGCGCCTCAAGCTGGCAGCGGCCCCAGGTCCCCCGCCGGCCTCCGCACGCACGCAGCTGCTTGGCCCGCGACCCCGCGATTTCGTTACCATCAGCCCCGTGCAGCCCGAGGAGCTTCGGCGCGCGGCGGCCAACCGGGTCCCGGACACCACGCCCGTGAAGCAGCCCACGACAGAGCCCCCGGCGGGGGCTGAGCCCAGCACG GAAGCCCCAAGGTGGCCCCTGCCCGTGAAGAGGCTGAGCTTGCCCCCCACCAAACCACAGCTCTCTGAGGAACAGGCTGCTGTGCTGAGGGTTGTCCTGAAAGGCCAGAGCGTCTTCTTCACTGGGAGTGCAG GGACAGGGAAGTCTTATCTGCTGAAGAGAATCCTGGGCTCACTGCCTCCCACAGGCACTGTGGCCActgccagcactggggtggcaGCCTGCCACATTGGGGGTACTACCCTCCATGCCTTTGCAG GCATTGGTTCAGGCCAGGCTTCCCTCGCGCAATGTGTGGCCCTGGCCCAGCGGCCAGGTGTGCGGCAGGGCTGGCTGAACTGTCAGCGGCTAGTCATTGATGAGATCTCCATGGTGGAGGCAGACCTGTTTGACAAGCTGGAGGCCGTAGCCAG AGCTGTCCGGCAGCAGAACAAGCCATTTGGAGGGATCCAGCTCATCATCTGCGGGGACTTCCTACAGCTGCCGCCTGTAACCAAGGGCTCCCAGCCCCCGCAGTTCTGCTTCCAG GCCAAGAGCTGGAGGAGGTGTGTCCCAGTGACCCTGGAGCTGACCGAGGTGTGGAGGCAGGCAGACCAGACCTTCATCTCTCTGCTGCAAGCTGTGAGGCTGGGCAG GTGCTCAGATGAAGTGACCCGCCAGCTCCGGGCCACGGCTGCCCACAAGGTGGGGCGAGATGGGATTGTGGCCACGAGGCTCTGCACCCACCAGGATGATGTGGCCCTTACCAATCAGAGGCGGCTGCAGGAGCTACCAG GTGAGGTACACAGCTTTGAGGCCATGGACAGTGACCCTGAGCAAGCCCGGACCCTGGATGCCCAGTGTCCTGTTAGCCAGCTCCTTCAGCTAAAGCTGGGGGCCCAG GTGATGCTGGTGAAGAACTTAGCGGTGTCCCGGGGCCTGGTGAATGGTGCCCGAGGAGTGGTTGTGGGGTTCGAGGCTGAGGGGAGAG ggctgccccaggtacGGTTCCTGTGTGGAGTCACCGAGGTCATCCGTGCTGACCGCTGGACAGTGCAGGCCACTGGGGGCCAGCTCCTCAGCCGGCAGCAGCTGCCCCTCCAGCTGGCTTGGGCAATTTCCATCCACAAGAGCCAG GGCATGTCTCTGGATTGCGTGGAGATCTCTCTGGCCCGTGTGTTTGCCAGTGGCCAGGCCTACGTGGCCCTTTCCCGGGCCCGCAGCCTGCAGGGCCTGCGTGTACTGGACTTTGACCCCATGGTGGTTCGCTGTGATCCCCGTGTGCTGAGCTTCTATGCCAACCTGTGGCGGGGCAGGGGCCTCAGCCTGGTAAGAGGGAGTCACCCAATGGTGGGCCATGTGGCCGTGGGCGGCCTGGGAGCTAGGACAGAGGGAAGGCCAAGGGACCCTCAGGTGGGGGTGGCAGAGCCTTTTCTGGCTCTATTAGGGGCAGAGGCAAGAAGAAGGAGATGCTGGCCCTCAGGCTGCAGCCCTGGGGAACAGCGCAAGCCCATGACTGGGCTTCTCTGGTTCTGA
- the PIF1 gene encoding ATP-dependent DNA helicase PIF1 isoform X1 yields the protein MEGARIPGPLCDFPSQIFSTPSPPRRWAAPGLRNHTSPDSCQPLWPLPACFHFCTREIARPAWLHINQWTYLQDRRPGEAVAMLLRAQAAAAECEDAELRCRVAVEELSPGGQPRRRQALRTAELSLGRNERRELMLRLQAPGPAGRPRCFPLRAARLFTRFATAGRSTLRLPADGAPRAGAVQLLLSDCPPDRLRRFLRTLRLKLAAAPGPPPASARTQLLGPRPRDFVTISPVQPEELRRAAANRVPDTTPVKQPTTEPPAGAEPSTEAPRWPLPVKRLSLPPTKPQLSEEQAAVLRVVLKGQSVFFTGSAGTGKSYLLKRILGSLPPTGTVATASTGVAACHIGGTTLHAFAGIGSGQASLAQCVALAQRPGVRQGWLNCQRLVIDEISMVEADLFDKLEAVARAVRQQNKPFGGIQLIICGDFLQLPPVTKGSQPPQFCFQAKSWRRCVPVTLELTEVWRQADQTFISLLQAVRLGRCSDEVTRQLRATAAHKVGRDGIVATRLCTHQDDVALTNQRRLQELPGEVHSFEAMDSDPEQARTLDAQCPVSQLLQLKLGAQVMLVKNLAVSRGLVNGARGVVVGFEAEGRGLPQVRFLCGVTEVIRADRWTVQATGGQLLSRQQLPLQLAWAISIHKSQGMSLDCVEISLARVFASGQAYVALSRARSLQGLRVLDFDPMVVRCDPRVLSFYANLWRGRGLSLVRGSHPMVGHVAVGGLGARTEGRPRDPQVGVAEPFLALLGAEARRRRCWPSGCSPGEQRKPMTGLLWF from the exons ATGGAGGGAGCAAGGATTCCTGGGCCCCTCTGTGATTTCCCTAGCCAAATATTCTCTACCCCTTCCCCACCTCGGAGATGGGCAGCGCCAGGGCTTCGGAATCACACTAGCCCTGACTCTTGCCAGCCGTTGTGGCCTCTCCcagcctgttttcatttctgtacaCGGGAAATAGCGAGACCTGCCTGGCTGCACATAAACCAGTGGACGTACCTGCAAGACAGAAG ACCTGGAGAGGCGGTGGCGATGCTGTTGCGCGCGCAGGCAGCGGCAGCGGAATGTGAGGACGCGGAGCTGCGGTGCCGCGTGGCTGTGGAGGAGCTGAGCCCGGGCGGGCAGCCGCGAAGGCGCCAGGCCCTACGCACGGCGGAGCTGAGCCTGGGTCGTAACGAGCGCCGCGAGTTGATGCTGCGGCTGCAGGCGCCCGGGCCCGCGGGGCGGCCGCGCTGCTTCCCCCTGCGCGCCGCGCGCCTCTTCACGCGCTTCGCCACGGCCGGGCGCAGCACTCTGAGGCTCCCGGCCGACGGTGCTCCCCGGGCGGGCGCCGTGCAGCTGCTGCTCTCCGACTGCCCCCCGGACCGCCTGCGCCGCTTCCTGCGCACGCTGCGCCTCAAGCTGGCAGCGGCCCCAGGTCCCCCGCCGGCCTCCGCACGCACGCAGCTGCTTGGCCCGCGACCCCGCGATTTCGTTACCATCAGCCCCGTGCAGCCCGAGGAGCTTCGGCGCGCGGCGGCCAACCGGGTCCCGGACACCACGCCCGTGAAGCAGCCCACGACAGAGCCCCCGGCGGGGGCTGAGCCCAGCACG GAAGCCCCAAGGTGGCCCCTGCCCGTGAAGAGGCTGAGCTTGCCCCCCACCAAACCACAGCTCTCTGAGGAACAGGCTGCTGTGCTGAGGGTTGTCCTGAAAGGCCAGAGCGTCTTCTTCACTGGGAGTGCAG GGACAGGGAAGTCTTATCTGCTGAAGAGAATCCTGGGCTCACTGCCTCCCACAGGCACTGTGGCCActgccagcactggggtggcaGCCTGCCACATTGGGGGTACTACCCTCCATGCCTTTGCAG GCATTGGTTCAGGCCAGGCTTCCCTCGCGCAATGTGTGGCCCTGGCCCAGCGGCCAGGTGTGCGGCAGGGCTGGCTGAACTGTCAGCGGCTAGTCATTGATGAGATCTCCATGGTGGAGGCAGACCTGTTTGACAAGCTGGAGGCCGTAGCCAG AGCTGTCCGGCAGCAGAACAAGCCATTTGGAGGGATCCAGCTCATCATCTGCGGGGACTTCCTACAGCTGCCGCCTGTAACCAAGGGCTCCCAGCCCCCGCAGTTCTGCTTCCAG GCCAAGAGCTGGAGGAGGTGTGTCCCAGTGACCCTGGAGCTGACCGAGGTGTGGAGGCAGGCAGACCAGACCTTCATCTCTCTGCTGCAAGCTGTGAGGCTGGGCAG GTGCTCAGATGAAGTGACCCGCCAGCTCCGGGCCACGGCTGCCCACAAGGTGGGGCGAGATGGGATTGTGGCCACGAGGCTCTGCACCCACCAGGATGATGTGGCCCTTACCAATCAGAGGCGGCTGCAGGAGCTACCAG GTGAGGTACACAGCTTTGAGGCCATGGACAGTGACCCTGAGCAAGCCCGGACCCTGGATGCCCAGTGTCCTGTTAGCCAGCTCCTTCAGCTAAAGCTGGGGGCCCAG GTGATGCTGGTGAAGAACTTAGCGGTGTCCCGGGGCCTGGTGAATGGTGCCCGAGGAGTGGTTGTGGGGTTCGAGGCTGAGGGGAGAG ggctgccccaggtacGGTTCCTGTGTGGAGTCACCGAGGTCATCCGTGCTGACCGCTGGACAGTGCAGGCCACTGGGGGCCAGCTCCTCAGCCGGCAGCAGCTGCCCCTCCAGCTGGCTTGGGCAATTTCCATCCACAAGAGCCAG GGCATGTCTCTGGATTGCGTGGAGATCTCTCTGGCCCGTGTGTTTGCCAGTGGCCAGGCCTACGTGGCCCTTTCCCGGGCCCGCAGCCTGCAGGGCCTGCGTGTACTGGACTTTGACCCCATGGTGGTTCGCTGTGATCCCCGTGTGCTGAGCTTCTATGCCAACCTGTGGCGGGGCAGGGGCCTCAGCCTGGTAAGAGGGAGTCACCCAATGGTGGGCCATGTGGCCGTGGGCGGCCTGGGAGCTAGGACAGAGGGAAGGCCAAGGGACCCTCAGGTGGGGGTGGCAGAGCCTTTTCTGGCTCTATTAGGGGCAGAGGCAAGAAGAAGGAGATGCTGGCCCTCAGGCTGCAGCCCTGGGGAACAGCGCAAGCCCATGACTGGGCTTCTCTGGTTCTGA